GCGCGCTCGAACTGTTGCTGCCGGAGGCGGACGAGCCGGTCGAGGAATCGCCGTAGAGCTTCGCCGCGCGATCCTCGAACGCGCCGATCATCTTGCGCAGCGCGCGGTCGAAGACCTGGCCGGCGATCATCTCGAACATGCGGTTCTTGAATGCGAAGTCGACGCAGAAATCGACCAGACACCCCCCTGCCCATCCGGCCGGAATTTCCAGTCGTTGCTGAGGTATTGCAGCGGTCCGTCGACGTAATCGACATGGATATGCTCGGGCCGCGTCTTCTGAACCCGCGAGGTGAAGCTCTCGCGCAGGCCCTTGAAGCCGACGATCATGTCGGCGACCATCTCGTTCTCGCTGTCCGAGCGCACCCGGATAGCGCTGACCCACGGCAGGAATTCGGCGTACGAGCGCACGTCGGCCACCAGGTCGAACATCTGCTCCGGCGTATAGGGCAGGTGCCGGGTTTCGTTATGCTTTGGCAAGCTTCGCCTCGCGTGCCGCGCGCATCTTCGCGAAGTCGTCGCCGGCGTGGTAGCTCGACCGCGTCAGTGGCGACGAGGCGACCAGCAAAAAGCCCTTCGCCCGTCCGATCGCGGCATAGGCGTCGAACGCCGCCGGGGTCACGAAATCCTGCACCTTGGCGTGGCGCGGCGTCGGCTGGAGATATTGGCCCATCGTCAGGAAATCGATGTCGGCGCTGCGCATGTCGTCCATCACCTGATGGACCTCCAGTCGCTCTTCGCCGAGACCCAGCATGATACCCGACTTGGTGAAGATCGACGGGTCGAGCTTCTTGACCGACTCCAGCAGCCGCAGCGACGCATAGTAACGCGCGCCCGGACGGATCGTCGGGTAGAGCCGCGGCACGGTTTCCAGATTGTGATTGTACACATCAGGCCGCGCCGCAACGATCGCCTCGACCGCGGCCTCGTGCTTGTTGCGGAAATCGGGGGTCAGGATCTCGATCGTCGTGGTCGGGTTCGCCTTGCGTACCGCCTCGATCACCTTGACGAACTGCGATGCACCGCCGTCGGGCAGGTCGTCGCGGTCGACCGAAGTGATGACGATATGATTGAGCCCCATCTGCGCCGCCGCATCCGCGACGTTGTTGGGCTCGTTCACGTCGACCTTGCGCGGCATGCCCGTCTTGACGTTGCAGAAGGCGCAGGCACGCGTGCAGGTGTCGCCCAGGATCATGACGGTCGCATGCTTCTTCGACCAGCATTCGCCGATGTTCGGGCAAGCCGCTTCCTCGCAGACCGTCGTCAGGCTTTTCGAGCGCATCAGCGCGCGCGTCGCGGCGAAACCGGCGCTGGTCGGGGCCTTGACGCGGATCCAGTCGGGCTTGCGCTGGCGTTCCGGGCGGGCGAGCGGACTCATCTCGTTCATCGCGCGCGAGATAGCCATCGCGGGCGCGTCCGACAATGGTGGAACCGAAGCCGGCAACATATGTTGCCAGCCCGATGCGGGCTTGACGCCCGCCAACGATAGAGGATTTGCATGACCCATTTCTCCGATCTGGTCGACGGCTACTACCGGTTCCGCGGCGGCGAGTGGCTGGAGGAACGCGAACGCTGGAGCGAGCTTGCGGCCGGTCAAAGTCCCAAGGTGATGATCATCGCCTGCTCCGACAGTCGCGTGGACCCGGCCACCATCTTCGGGTCACGCCCGGGGGAGGTCTTCGTGGTGCGCAATGTCGCCGCGCTGGTACCGCCGTTCGACGAATCGGGCGGCCTCCATGGCGTCTCGGCCGCGCTGGAATTTGCCGTCACCAAATTGAAAGTCGAAGAGATACTGGTGCTGGGTCACGGCGCTTGCGGCGGCGTGAACGCGGCGCTCACACAGAGCCTGGCCGATGCAAAACCCGGCGAAGGCGGGTTCGTGGCCGAATGGATCGGCCTGCTCGACGACGCGCGCGAGAAGGTCGTGGCGCAGCACGGCGTGTCGGATGCCGGGCAGACCGCACTGGAGCAGGAGGGCGTCCGCGTCTCGATCGAGAACCTCAAGACCTTCCCGTTCGTGCAGAAGGGGCTGGAAGACGGCTCGCTCAGTATCCATGGCGCCGTCTTCGCGATCGCCGACGGCAAGCTGCGGGTGCTCGAGGGCGACGATCAGTTCGTCCCGGCATGACGGCCCGGCGGGGCGCCCCCGATCAGGCGCCTCGCCATCGCCAGAGGAGCAGCGGCCGGCACAGCAGCACGCCGAGCAGGAAGCCGCCGATGTGCGCCGCCGCGGCGATCGGCATTCCCGCCTGTGCGCTCAGCACGCCGATCGCAAGATTCAGGACGGTCCAGGCGGCGAGCAGCCACAGCACGTGAAGCAGCCAGCCAGGCAGCGGGCCGAGATCGCGCGTCTTCTGCCGCCCATAGAGCAGCGCATAAGCCCCGACGATCGCCGACGCCGCGCCGCTCGCCCCGATCATCGGCACGGGTGACTGCGGCCCGACCGCCCATTGCGCGACACAGGCCGCATAGGCGCCGAGCAGGTAGAGGATCATGACTCCGCGACTGCCCAGCGCGCGTTCGGTGGCGATCCCGCAATAGACGAGCGTGACGAGGTTGAAGGCAAGATGCAGCGGTCCGGCGTGGACCAGCGTGGCGCTCAGCGGGGTCAGGCTGACGGGAAACAGCCCAGGCACGTCACCGGCAAACCCCAGGCTGGCGCGCGCCGGCATGAAACCAGCGTAAAGCGCTGCGTGCTGCTCAAGCCCGAACAGTGTCACGATCAGGCTGACGATCGCGGTGATCCCCGCGATCGCGATCGTGGCGGGGGCGCCCCTAAACAGATACATCGACAAATCCGTTCGTCCTGAGCTTGTCGAAGGACCGTCCTACGACACGCCCGCGCGTTGCCCGCGGCACAGAGTAGAGTGCTTCGACAAGCTCAGCACGAACGGGGGTGTGACCTCAAATTCAGATGAATTCGATCTTGTTGACCAGATAATATCGGTCGCCCGCCGGCACCGATACCTCGACCTCGTCATCGACCTTGCGTCCGATCAGCGCGCGGCCGAGCGGCGAGTTATAGCTGATACGACCGGTTTTCGCGTCCGCTTCGGTCTGGCCGACGATCTGATATTTGATCGGCTTGTCGTCCTCGTCGAGCAGAGTGACGGTCGCGCCGAACACGACCTTGTCGCCCGACAGGTCCTTGGGATCGATGATCTGCGCCCGGGACAGCTTGTCCTCGATGTCGGCGATCGACGCCTCGATCTGGCCCTGCCGTTCCTTTGCCGCATGATATTCGGCGTTTTCGGACAGGTCGCCGTGCGCGCGCGCTTCCTCGATCGCATCGACGATCTGCGGCCGTTCTTCCTTCAGACGCTTCAGATCGGCGTGGAGCTTCTCATAGCCCTCGGCCAGCATCGGCATCTTCTCGACGGTCGCCATGTCCTTAATTCCTCAACGCCCCTTTCCCCAAGCGACCTCCCTGAAAGGCCGCCCGCACATCAACCAGCTTGTGGGGATCAGTTGTGCGACTGCGAATAATAGGCCTGCAGGGGCCGTACTTCAAGGGAGGTGCGTGCCAGCGCCGCGATCGCCTGCGCCGCCGCCACGCTCGCCGAAGCGGTCGTGAAATACGGTACCTTCTGCGCGAGCGCCGACTTGCGGATATCCTGGCTGTCCTTGAGCGACTGCCAGCCTTCGGTCGTGTTGAAGATCAGCGCCACATCGCCGTCGCGGATGCGATCGACGATGTTCGGGCGGCCCTGCGCGACTTTCAGCACCGGCTCCACGGTCACGCCGTTCGCCAGCAGATAATCCGCCGTGCCGCCGGTCGCGATGATGGTGAAACCCTGTTCGGCCAGGATGCGCACGCCCGGCAGGACGACCGGCTTGTCGCTATCCTTGACGCTGACGAACACCGTGCCGCCCTTTGGCAGGACCGTCCCCGCCCCGAGCTGCGCCTTGGCAAAGGCGATGTCGAAATCGCGATCGATTCCCATGACTTCGCCGGTCGACTTCATTTCCGGTGACAGGACCGGATCGACGCCGGGGAAGCGGTTGAACGGGAAGACGGCTTCCTTGACCGCGATATGGCCTTGCGCCGTGTTGATCTTCGGCAGATCAGCCAGCTTCTCGCCGGCCATCACGCGGCTTGCGATCTTTGCGATCGGCGATCCCACCGCCTTGGCGACGAACGGCACCGTGCGGCTGGCGCGCGGGTTGACCTCGATGAGGTACACGACGCCGTCCTTCACCGCGAACTGGATATTCATCAGTCCGACGACGCCCAGCGCGCGGGCTAGGCTATCGGCCTGCCGCTCGATCTCGGCGATCAAGTCGGCGGGCAGGCTGTACGGCGGCAGGGTGCAGGCGCTGTCGCCAGAGTGCACGCCGGCTTCCTCGATATGCTGCATCACGCCGGCCACGACCACATCGGTGCCGTCGCAGATCGCATCGACGTCGACTTCGATCGCGTCGCGCAAATAGCTGTCGATCAGCACCGGCGAGTCGCCCGACACCTGCACCGCGGTCTGGATATAGTTGTCGAGCTGGGCGACGGTATCGACCACTTCCATGGCGCGCCCGCCGAGCACATAGCTCGGGCGCATCAGCACCGGGTAACCGATCCGCTCGGCCACCGCGATCGCCTCTTCACGGCTGCGCGCGATGCCGTTGGCCGGCTGCTTGAGGCCGAGCTTGGCGACGAGGGCTGCAAAGCGCTCGCGGTCCTCCGCCAGATCGATCGCGTCCGGGCTGGTCCCCAGGATCGGGATGCCGGCGGCTTCCAGCGCCTTGGCGAGGTTGAGCGGCGTCTGCCCGCCGAACTGGACGATCACGCCGACCAGCTCGCCCGACTGCTGTTCGACGTGCAGGATCTCCAGCACGTCCTCGGCGGTCAGCGGCTCGAAATAGAGGCGGTCGGACGTGTCATAGTCGGTGCTGACCGTTTCCGGGTTGCAGTTGACCATGATCGTCTCGAAGCCTGCGTCCGCCAGCGCGAAGCAGGCGTGGCAGCAGCAGTAATCGAATTCGATCCCCTGCCCGATCCGGTTCGGACCACCGCCCAGGATCACGATCTTGCGCCGATCCGACGGCATCGCCTCGTTCTCGGGTTCGCCGAAGCTGGGCGCTTCGTAGGTCGAGTACATGTACGGCGTCTTGGCGTCGAATTCGGCCGCGCATGTGTCGATCCGCTTGAAGACCGGACGCACGCCCAGCTTCAGACGGTGCTCGCGCACCTCATCCTCAGTGACGCCACCGGTCATCGCCTTGACCGCTTCGTGGATCAGGCCCGACCCGCGCGCGATGCCGCGCTGCATGCCGCGCAGATTGGCCGACTGCAGCGCCAGCCACGCCAGACGCTTGTCGCTGAAGCCCATCGCCTTCAGCCGGCGCATGCCGACCGCGTCGATCGGCAGGCCGTTGGTGCAGACTTCCTTCTCGGCCTCGACGATCTCGGCGATCCGCTCCAGGAACCAGGGATCGAACTTGGCGATCGCGTGGACTTCGGCAACCGTGAAGCCTTCGCGCAGCGCCTGCGCCGCGACCAGCAAACGGTCGGGCGTCGCGACGGCGAGCGCCGCCTCGATCTCCTCGCGCGGGCGGCCGGCGATCCGGTCGACCGTGTTGAAGCCGCTCAGGCCCGTCTCAAGTCCACGCAGCGCCTTCTGCATCGATTCGTGGATGTTGCGGCCGATCGCCATGACTTCGCCGACCGACTTCATCGCGGTGCCCAGCGTCGCTTCGGCGCCCTTGAACTTCTCGAAGGCGAAGCGCGGGATCTTGGTGACGACGTAATCGATCGTCGGCTCGAACGACGCCGGCGTCGCGCCGGTGATGTCGTTGGTGATTTCATCGAGCGTATAGCCGACCGCCAGTTTCGCCGCGACCTTGGCGATGGGGAAGCCGGTGGCCTTCGACGCCAGCGCCGACGAGCGGCTGACGCGCGGATTCATCTCGATGACGATCAGGCGGCCGTCCTTCGGATTGACCGAGAACTGTACGTTCGAACCGCCTGTTTCGACGCCGATTTCCCGGAGGACCGCGATCGATGCATTACGCATGATCTGATATTCCTTGTCGGTCAGCGTCAGCGCCGGGGCGACCGTGATCGAGTCGCCCGTATGGACGCCCATCGGGTCGATATTCTCGATCGAACAGACGATGATCGCGTTATCCGCACGGTCGCGGACCACCTCCATCTCATATTCCTTCCAGCCGAGCAGCGATTCCTCGATCAGCACTTCGGTGGTCGGCGACAGGTCCAGCCCCTTGCGGACGATCTCGACGAACTCCTCGCGGTTGTAGGCGATGCCCCCGCCGGTGCCGCCCAGCGTGAAGCTCGGACGGATGACGGCGGGCAGGCCGGTGAACTCCAGCCCTTCCAGCGCCTCTTCCAGCGTGTGCGCGATGGCCGAACGGGCGCTTTCCAGCCCGATCTTGGTCATGGCTTCCTTGAACTTCTGGCGGTCCTCGGCCTTGTCGATCGCCTCGGCATCGGCGCCGATCATCGTGACGCCGAACTTTTCCAGCGTGCCGTCGTGGAACAGCGCCAGCGCGGTGTTCAGCGCGGTCTGCCCGCCCATCGTCGGCAGGACGGCGTCGGGCCGCTCCTTCTCGATGATCTTGGCGACCACCTCGGGCGTGATCGGCTCGACATAGGTCGCGTCGGCCAGATCCGGATCGGTCATGATCGTCGCCGGATTGCTGTTCACCAGGACGATGCGATAGCCCTCTTCCTTCAGCGCCTTGATCGCCTGCGTGCCCGAATAATCAAACTCGCACGCCTGCCCGATAATGATCGGACCCGCGCCGATGACGAGAATGGAGGAGATGTCGGTGCGTTTTGGCATTAGGAGTTAATCACTTTCCAAATGACGTCGAGCAGCTTCTTCGCCAACTCACCAATTGCGGCGCCACTAAATTTCTCAGCTAAATATCTTAGCGGAGTGGCCAAAACACCGACCAGAGCCTCTAAACGAACCCGCCTTGATCGAATGACGCTTTTACCAGCTTCAAACTCTGCTACGATACGATCCTTTTGATCGCCTAAGGCACTCCCCGCTTCGTTAGACTGTGCTATTTCGCGACCGATCTCGTCTAACCCGTCCGCAATGGAGCTTCGCTGATTATCTGTGAGAGTAACTACTCTATCGGAAGCAGGCACTCCCTCCACGGGATTTTCGCTTTTAAGCAAAGCTCGAATAAGTGTTTCGGCCGCCTCCCAGCCCTTTGCAGTCAGCGTGTAATACGGCCCGTCTTCATCATATGACGACTCGTTCACCAGGCTGTCCTCATCTAGTGAGGCCATTACTTTCCGCAGGAAAACCTTACCGACCTTTGACCCGATAAGCTGCTGTATTTCCTGGATGCCATAGTACTCTTGAGAGTCGCTGACGTAACTCGCGCGATATATCGCAGTGAGCGCCTCATTTCGCGCCGAGTTGAAGGAAAGGAACACGTCAGCCACGAGCTTCACTCACAAACCGCTCGAACAGATAAAAGCTATCCTGCGGCCCCGGGCTGGCCTCGGGGTGGTACTGCACCGAAAACGCCTTGCGGTCGGTCAGCTCCAGCCCGGCGTTGCTGCCGTCGAACAGCGACACGTGAGTTTCGCGCGCGTTGGCGGGCAGGCTGTCGCGTTCGACAGCGAAGCCGTGGTTCATCGACGTGATCTCGACCGCGCCGTCCTCCAGCCGCTTGACCGGATGGTTGGCCCCGCGGTGGCCCTGGAACATCTTGGTCGTGCGCGCGCCGACTGCGAGCGCGAGCAGCTGGTGGCCCAGGCAGATGCCGAACAGCGGCTTGGTCGTAGCGAGCAGCTGCTGGATCACCGGCACCGCATATTCGCCGGTCGCGGCAGGATCGCCTGGGCCGTTCGACAGGAAAATGCCGTCCGGGTTCAGCGCCATGATCTCGTCATAGGTCGCGGTCGCAGGGACCACCGATACCTTAGCTCCCGCCTTAACAAGGTTGCGGAAGATATTGTGTTTGCTGCCGTAATCGATCGCGACGACGTGCGGGCGAAAACCGGCTTTGGTGTGAACTTCGTGACCTTCGCCATCATAGCCGAAACCCAGCCGCCACACGCCGCCGGCGCGGTCCTCGCCCCAGCCGCCATGCGTCTCGCGCGTCACCGCCTTGGCGAGGTCCATGCCCTCCAGCCCCGGCCATTCGCGCGCCATCTGCTGGAGCAGCGACACGTCGAACTCGCCGCTGGCCGAATGCGCGATCACCCCGTTCGGCGCCCCGCCGACACGGATGCGGCGGGTCAGCGCACGGGTGTCGATGCCCGCCAGGCCGATCCGCGCATGCTTCTTCATCCAACGGTCGAGATGTTCGGCCGAACGGAAGTTGGACGGCTCGGTCACATCCTCGCGCACGATCATGCCGAGCGCATGGGGGTTGTCCGCCTCTACGTCGTCGGGGTTCGCGCCGACGTTGCCGATGTGCGGGAAGGTGAAGCAGATCATCTGGCCCGCAAACGACGGGTCGGTCATGATCTCCTGATATCCGGTCATCGCCGTGTGAAAGCACACTTCGCCGACCGCCTGGCCTTCGGCGCCGAATCCTCGGCCCCACACGACCTCGCCGGATGCGAGGACTAGGACGCCGGTGGCGCCTTCGGGCACGGCGATGGGATCGGCGGCAGCCATGTCGGGCGGTCACTCCTGCGTCGGTTGTTGCAATGTCGCTAAGGCGCCGCCGCTAGGCCCCCTCGCCCGATCCGTCAACCGGCGGTATGGGCTTTCCCCATGATTCGTGACGATATCAAAGCCGCCCAGATCGCCGCCATGAAAGCCGGCGACAAGGATTCCCGCAACGCGATCAGCCTGATCCAGGCCGCGATCAAGAACCGCGACATCGAAGCGCGCACCGGAAAGGCGCCCGACAGCGACGACGCGCTGGTGGTCGAAGTGCTGCAGAGGATGGTGAAGCAGCGCCGCGAATCGATCGAGATGTACGAGAAAGGCGGCCGACCGGAACTGGCTGCAGCCGAGGCAGCCGAAGTCGCGGTGATCGAGCGTTTCCTGCCGGCAGTCATGTCGGACGCTGAAACGACCGCAGCGATCGAGGCGATCAAGGCCGAGATTGGCGCGGCCGGCATGAAGGACATGGGCCGCGTAATGGCGGAACTGAAGGCGCGCCACGCGGCGAACCTCGATATGGCGAAGGCGAGCGGGCTGGTGAAGGCGGCACTGGGGTAAGTCATCGCGGCCTGGCCCTAGACTACGCTCGGGACGAACGGATGGGGTGGGCCCGCGCCCGACACTGACACCGTTCGTCCCTAGCGAAGTCGAAGGACAGGCCAACCCCCCTTTCCTCTCGACTCGAATCGCCCCCGTCTGTCACAGCGTAGCGATGGCGTTCTGGACCTATATTCTGCGGTGCGCCGATGGCCGACACGATACCGGCCATACCGACAACCTCGACGGCCGGATCGCGGAGCATGACGCTGGCGGATATTGCGACGTCACAGCACGCCGCCAGCCAGCGATGCCGGTTTGCTTCCAAGATTTCCCGACACGGATCGAGGCGCTCGAAGCCGAACTCTCCATCAGTCCGTGGGCGCGCAAGAAGAAAGAGGCGCTGATCGCCGGTGATTGGGCCGCGCTGTCCTACTGGGCAAAGCCCCCCGCTGAGCGTCGCTCGACGTCGCTCGGGACGAACGGCGGGCAGGATGAGGCGGTGTCGAACCATCTGTTCGTCCCGAGCAAAGTCGAGGGGCCGTCTTACCCATGACCCTCACGCCCCAATTCCTCGACGAACTCCGCACTCGCACGCTCCTCTCGTCGCTCATCGGCAAGACCACGAAGCTGCAAAAGGCCGGCCGCGAGTTTCGCGCCTGCTGCCCGTTCCACAACGAAAAGTCGCCAAGCTTCTACGTCAACGACGACAAGGGCTTCTATCACTGCTTCGGGTGCGGGGCGCATGGCGACGCCATCCGCTGGCTGACCGACAACCGGGGCCTGCCGTTCATGGATGCGGTGAAGGAACTTGCCCAGGCCGCGGGCATGGAGCTGCCGGCGCTCGATCGTCGTGCCGCGGCGAAGGCGGAAAAGGCGAAGGGGCTGCACGAGGCGATGGCGGACGCCGCCACGTGGTTCACCGAGCAGCTCCACGGCATCGCCGGCACCGAAGCGCGCGCGGCGTTGGAGGCCCGCGGGATCCGGGCCGAAACGGCGCGGACGTTCGGCCTTGGCTTCTCCCCCGATTCGCGCGGCAAGCTGAAGGATGCCCTGAAAGGCTACGGCGACGCGATGTTGGTCGAGGCCGGTCTGCTGATCGCTGTCGACGACAAGACGCCCTACGACCGCTTCCGCGGACGGTTGATGATTCCGATCCGCGATCCGCGCGGGCGGACGATCGCGTTCGGCGGGCGCATCATCGGCCAGGGTGAGCCGAAATATCTCAACTCGCCGGAGACGCCGCTCTTCGACAAGGGGCGCACGCTCTACAATCTAGACCGCGCCCTGCCCGCCGCCCGCAAGTCCGAGCGGGTCATCGCGGTCGAGGGCTATATGGATGTCATCGCACTCGCCCAAGCCGGGTTCGAGGAAGCCGTCGCGCCGCTCGGAACCGCGCTGACGGAGCACCAGCTCGAACGGCTGTGGCGAATTGCGGACGTACCGATCCTGTGCTTCGACGGCGATGCGGCCGGGCAGAAGGCGGCGATGCGTGCGGCGATGCGTGCGCTGCCGATGCTCGCGCCAGGGCGCAGCCTGTGCTTTGTCACGATCCCCGACGGACAGGACCCGGACGATCTCGTCCGTGCGAAGGGGCCGGCGGCATTCGACGCCTTGCTGCGCCAGAGCGAGCCTCTGGTCGACCGTTTGTGGACGCACGAGCTGAACGCCGAACCGCTCGATACGCCGGAGCAGCGGGCCGGGCTGAAACGACGACTCGGCGATTTGGCGCAGGCGATCCAGGATCGCAGCGTCGCCGAGGAATATCGCGCCGAGTTCCGGCGCCGTTTCGACGCGCATTTCGCGCCTGCCCCGCGCAGCTTCACCCCGCGCGCGCCGCGCAGGCCCGGTCAGAAATGGACGCCCCCGCCCGAGCCCCCCTCCTCCACGGCTCGCGCGGTCGGCACCACGGGGATCGACCGAGTGCTCGCCAAGGCAATCATCGCCGGTCTCATTCGTCATCCGGCCGAGATCGCCCGTCACATGGAGGTTCTCAGCAGCCTGCGCCTCGCCGACGGCGCGCTCGGTCGGCTGTTCGAAGCGGTCGTCGATGTCGCGCTGGAAGACCGTGCGCTTGATAGCGCGGGGCTTGTCACCATATTGGCCCGGTCGGGTTTCGATTCGATGGCGAGCGAACTGCTTCGCGCCGATACCGTGCGGTTCAGCTTCACGAGCCGCGATGCGGACGAGGAGCAGGCCCGCGCCGACCTGGACGAGGCGATCGCGGTGCTCGCAGCGCGTCCTGCGGTCGATGCGGCACTGGCGCAGGCGACCGCCGCGGTGGCGGATCGCTTCACCGACGAAGCGTTCGCGCGGCAGGTGGCGTTGGTAAAAGAACGACAGGCACTCGAAGCACGACTTGCAAATCTCATGCTCGATGACAAAGAGCAGACTTGAGTATCCCGAGGGTAATTGATGGCTAAGTCCAACGGCGGCGGCAACAGCGGCGGCGACGATATGACGATCGACACGGGCGACGCGCCGCTGATCGACCTGAACGAAGGGTCGCTGAAGAAGCTCGTCGCGCGCGCGAAAAAGCGCGGGTACATCACCGTCGACCAGCTGAACGAAATGCTCCCACAGGACCAGATGTCCAGCGAGCAGATCGAAGACGTCATGTCGGCGTTGAACGACATGGGCATCAACGTCGTCGAGAATGAAGACGCCGGCGAGGATGAGCAGCAGGAGGAGGATTCCTCCGACGAGACGGAAGCGTCGGATGACGGCACCGATGGCAGCCAGACCTTCGAAGTCGCGAAGAAGAAGGAAACGGTCGATCGTACCGACGATCCCGTCCGCATGTACTTGCGCGAGATGGGGGCGGTCGAGCTGCTGTCGCGCGAGGGCGAGATCGCGATCGCGAAGCGGATCGAGGCCGGCCGCGACACGATGATCCTGGGGCTGTGCGAATCGCCGATCACCTTCAATGCCATCATCGGGTGGTCGACTGCGCTTAACGAAGGGACGATGCAGCTGCGCGAGATTCTGGATCTCGACGCCATGCTGTCGAAGGGCCCGTCGGCCGAGCAGGTCGAGGGCGCCGAGGAAGACGACAGCGGCGAGATCAGCGAGAAGACCGCCGGCGCCAGCTTCAAGGACGAGGAAGAGCCCGAAGAGGCGTCCGCGGACGAAGACGACGACATGACCGAGCGCCGCGCGCCGCGCCCCAGCGACGACGAGGACGAGGACAATACGCTCAGCCTCGCGCAGATGGAGGAGACGCTCAAGCCGCAGGCGCTGGAGAAGTTCGCCAACATCACCGCGATCTACAAGAAGTTCGCGAAGGTCCAGGAACAGCGCCTGGAAGCGATGGGC
The nucleotide sequence above comes from Roseomonas aeriglobus. Encoded proteins:
- a CDS encoding DNA primase is translated as MTLTPQFLDELRTRTLLSSLIGKTTKLQKAGREFRACCPFHNEKSPSFYVNDDKGFYHCFGCGAHGDAIRWLTDNRGLPFMDAVKELAQAAGMELPALDRRAAAKAEKAKGLHEAMADAATWFTEQLHGIAGTEARAALEARGIRAETARTFGLGFSPDSRGKLKDALKGYGDAMLVEAGLLIAVDDKTPYDRFRGRLMIPIRDPRGRTIAFGGRIIGQGEPKYLNSPETPLFDKGRTLYNLDRALPAARKSERVIAVEGYMDVIALAQAGFEEAVAPLGTALTEHQLERLWRIADVPILCFDGDAAGQKAAMRAAMRALPMLAPGRSLCFVTIPDGQDPDDLVRAKGPAAFDALLRQSEPLVDRLWTHELNAEPLDTPEQRAGLKRRLGDLAQAIQDRSVAEEYRAEFRRRFDAHFAPAPRSFTPRAPRRPGQKWTPPPEPPSSTARAVGTTGIDRVLAKAIIAGLIRHPAEIARHMEVLSSLRLADGALGRLFEAVVDVALEDRALDSAGLVTILARSGFDSMASELLRADTVRFSFTSRDADEEQARADLDEAIAVLAARPAVDAALAQATAAVADRFTDEAFARQVALVKERQALEARLANLMLDDKEQT